A genomic window from Chloroflexota bacterium includes:
- a CDS encoding ABC transporter ATP-binding protein, with product MADQPPIIEVQGLTRRFGERLAVSDVTFSVYEGEVFAFLGPNGSGKSTTIRMLCGILTPSGGRGRVLGFDIARDGERIKQSIGYMSQRFALYEELSVRENLEFYAGVYEVPARERRQRIDDLIAMAGLEGREQQLSGQLSGGWKQRLALGCAIVHQPRLLFLDEPTAGVDPVSRRRFWTMIHGLAESGVTIFVTTHYLDEAEHATRIGMIHNGVLRALATPADLKHNSLQGTLVNVVCGAPFEAVQRLEDRPGVRDVALHGVDVHVLLDETILTPNGLAALLTSEGIAVRSVQQIEPSLEDVFISLIGASPTLARGGK from the coding sequence ATGGCAGATCAGCCGCCGATCATCGAGGTGCAGGGACTCACACGCCGCTTCGGGGAACGCCTGGCCGTCAGCGATGTGACGTTCTCGGTGTACGAGGGCGAGGTCTTCGCGTTCCTGGGGCCGAACGGCTCCGGCAAGAGCACGACGATCCGCATGCTGTGCGGCATCCTGACGCCGAGCGGCGGGCGCGGCCGGGTACTCGGGTTCGACATCGCGCGGGACGGCGAGCGCATCAAGCAGAGCATCGGCTACATGAGCCAGCGCTTCGCCCTGTATGAAGAGCTGTCCGTCCGCGAGAACCTGGAGTTCTACGCCGGCGTCTACGAGGTGCCGGCCCGCGAGCGCCGCCAACGGATCGACGACCTGATCGCGATGGCCGGGCTGGAGGGCCGCGAGCAGCAGTTGAGCGGGCAGCTCTCGGGCGGCTGGAAGCAGCGGCTGGCGCTCGGGTGCGCCATCGTCCATCAGCCGCGCCTGCTGTTCCTGGACGAGCCGACGGCTGGCGTGGACCCGGTCTCGCGGCGGCGCTTCTGGACGATGATCCACGGGCTGGCCGAGAGCGGCGTGACCATCTTCGTGACGACCCACTACCTGGACGAGGCCGAGCACGCCACCCGCATCGGGATGATCCACAACGGCGTGCTGCGAGCGCTGGCAACCCCCGCCGATCTGAAGCACAACTCCTTGCAGGGCACACTGGTCAACGTGGTGTGCGGCGCGCCGTTCGAGGCGGTCCAGCGGCTGGAGGATCGACCGGGCGTACGGGATGTGGCGCTGCACGGCGTGGATGTCCACGTGCTGCTGGACGAGACCATCCTGACGCCGAATGGGCTGGCGGCGCTGCTGACGAGCGAGGGTATCGCCGTGCGGTCCGTGCAGCAGATCGAGCCAAGCCTCGAAGACGTGTTCATCAGCCTGATCGGCGCCAGCCCGACGCTGGCGCGCGGCGGCAAGTAG
- a CDS encoding TetR family transcriptional regulator: protein MGVHPRDRILEATRALAEREGGRRTVTIGEVAAEAHVSRATVYRYFGDKTALLQTAVTDRGGGAFLADPRARILEAALDVFGERGLHAASLQEIATRAGLTLSGLHWHFKNKDELIAGIAEYMPVLPAIESEMVRATHDDADLEGQLLRIAQAGLGFMARRRAVLRLILFETGIHPDVARLARTHTIGRFFPMLTALFERHAASGTLRGGSARARAQAFIGMLLLLGLLRPAFDDLLDPDDDATLREYARIMVRGVLAVPPGG, encoded by the coding sequence ATGGGCGTCCATCCGCGTGACCGCATTCTCGAAGCGACCCGTGCGCTCGCCGAGCGCGAGGGCGGGCGTCGCACCGTCACGATTGGCGAGGTGGCCGCCGAGGCCCACGTCAGCCGCGCCACCGTCTACCGCTACTTCGGCGACAAGACGGCGCTACTCCAGACGGCCGTCACAGACCGTGGCGGCGGAGCGTTTCTGGCCGACCCACGCGCTCGCATCCTCGAAGCGGCCCTCGACGTCTTCGGAGAGCGAGGGTTGCACGCCGCCAGCCTCCAGGAGATCGCCACGCGGGCCGGCCTGACCCTCTCCGGGCTGCACTGGCACTTCAAGAACAAGGATGAGCTGATCGCCGGCATCGCCGAGTACATGCCGGTGCTTCCGGCCATCGAATCCGAGATGGTGCGCGCGACGCACGACGACGCCGACCTGGAAGGGCAGCTGCTGCGGATCGCGCAGGCCGGCCTCGGCTTCATGGCGCGGCGGCGGGCCGTGCTGCGGCTGATCCTCTTCGAGACAGGCATTCACCCGGACGTGGCGCGCCTCGCCCGCACCCACACCATCGGCCGTTTCTTCCCGATGCTGACGGCCCTCTTCGAGCGGCACGCCGCGAGCGGGACACTCCGCGGAGGCTCGGCGCGCGCGCGGGCGCAGGCGTTCATCGGCATGTTGCTCCTGCTCGGGCTGCTGCGGCCAGCCTTCGACGACCTGTTGGACCCCGACGACGACGCCACTCTTCGCGAATACGCCAGGATCATGGTGCGCGGCGTGCTGGCCGTGCCTCCGGGAGGCTGA
- a CDS encoding ABC transporter permease, whose amino-acid sequence MGSRIAAIIQKELLQIRRDRRTLAIVLVLPVMQLLLLGYAINTVVDHLPTVVYDEARDPDSRALIAAFQNSTYFDIVGSALTRNEAVAAIDGGRAKVALLIPPRFGDDVLGGRVGQVQVLVDGSDPNVAQTALMAAGMVSQAQSASINASTIERLGRRSGAGGVEMRPVVLYNPSMLSANFMIPGIIGMIMQFQTLILTAFAVVRERERGTLEQLIVTPIRPWELMLGKLLPYTGIAFIGATVALAAGWVLFGVEVAGSLPLLAALSVLFLIGSLGLGLLISTVSQTQGQAMQLAIFILLPTVLLSGFVFPRETMPWIVQQLGQVIPLTWYLQILRGIILKGVGFDVLWTSALPLAILSVTVFTLSAMRFQKRVG is encoded by the coding sequence ATGGGCTCGCGGATCGCGGCCATCATCCAGAAAGAGCTGTTGCAGATCCGGCGGGATCGGCGGACGCTGGCCATCGTGTTGGTGCTGCCGGTCATGCAGTTGCTGCTGCTCGGCTACGCCATCAACACCGTCGTCGATCACCTCCCGACGGTCGTCTACGACGAGGCCCGCGACCCCGACAGCCGGGCGCTGATCGCCGCCTTCCAGAACAGCACCTACTTCGACATCGTCGGGTCCGCGCTGACCCGCAACGAGGCCGTGGCGGCCATCGACGGCGGCCGGGCGAAGGTCGCGCTGCTGATCCCGCCGCGCTTCGGCGACGACGTGCTGGGCGGGCGGGTCGGGCAGGTGCAAGTACTGGTGGACGGCTCAGACCCGAACGTCGCGCAGACGGCCCTGATGGCGGCCGGCATGGTCAGCCAGGCGCAGTCGGCCAGCATCAACGCCAGCACGATCGAGCGGCTGGGCCGGCGCAGCGGCGCGGGCGGCGTCGAGATGCGGCCCGTGGTGCTCTACAACCCGAGCATGCTGAGCGCCAACTTCATGATCCCCGGCATCATCGGCATGATCATGCAGTTCCAGACGCTCATCCTGACGGCGTTCGCGGTGGTCCGCGAGCGTGAGCGCGGCACGCTGGAGCAGCTCATCGTGACGCCGATCCGCCCCTGGGAGCTGATGCTCGGCAAGCTGCTGCCCTACACCGGCATCGCGTTCATCGGGGCCACGGTGGCGCTGGCCGCCGGCTGGGTACTGTTCGGCGTCGAAGTGGCCGGCAGCCTGCCCCTGCTGGCGGCGCTCTCGGTGCTGTTCCTGATCGGATCGCTCGGGCTGGGCCTGCTGATCTCGACCGTCTCGCAGACGCAGGGGCAGGCGATGCAGTTGGCGATCTTCATCCTGCTGCCGACAGTCCTGCTCTCGGGGTTCGTGTTCCCCCGTGAGACGATGCCGTGGATCGTGCAGCAGTTGGGTCAGGTCATCCCGCTGACGTGGTATCTCCAGATCCTGCGAGGCATCATCCTCAAGGGGGTCGGCTTCGACGTGCTCTGGACGAGCGCGCTCCCGCTGGCCATCCTCAGCGTGACCGTCTTCACCCTGAGCGCCATGCGCTTCCAGAAGCGCGTCGGCTGA
- a CDS encoding FkbM family methyltransferase: MAGRFLKRARDRIGGVAVGGLQALGAALPGVPHVEGMYVGRVLGGPLRGKLLAMPTRQRPSYLLGTFEPQVVQAMQAHVSPGDVAYDIGANVGYHTLVLADLVGADGQVVAVEPSPTDRPALEATLRLNGLGDDRVRVVPTALAEQPGSVQFATFGYSGIGRIAGEREPADATIQTVQATTLDHLVLNEGYPPPDFLKLDVEGAELRVLLGGMQVLTAYRPVIVCEVRWAATDGPIRTLLGALGYEAAVLHRDERIGDLLLSLAR, translated from the coding sequence GTGGCAGGCCGATTCCTCAAGCGAGCGCGCGACCGCATCGGCGGGGTGGCCGTCGGCGGCCTCCAGGCCCTCGGGGCGGCGTTGCCGGGCGTCCCGCACGTCGAGGGGATGTACGTGGGGCGGGTGCTCGGCGGCCCGTTGCGCGGCAAGCTCCTGGCGATGCCCACCCGCCAGCGCCCCAGCTACCTGCTCGGCACGTTTGAGCCGCAGGTCGTCCAGGCAATGCAGGCGCACGTGAGCCCCGGCGACGTTGCCTACGATATCGGCGCGAACGTCGGGTACCACACGCTGGTGCTGGCCGATCTGGTCGGCGCTGATGGGCAGGTGGTGGCGGTCGAGCCGTCGCCCACGGATCGCCCGGCCCTGGAGGCCACGCTCCGCCTCAACGGCCTCGGCGATGATCGGGTCCGCGTGGTGCCCACCGCCCTCGCCGAGCAGCCCGGCAGCGTCCAGTTCGCGACGTTCGGCTACAGCGGCATCGGCAGAATCGCCGGCGAGCGCGAGCCAGCCGACGCGACCATCCAGACGGTCCAGGCCACGACGCTCGACCACCTGGTGCTGAACGAAGGGTATCCGCCGCCGGACTTTCTGAAGCTTGACGTGGAGGGGGCCGAGCTACGCGTCTTGCTTGGCGGCATGCAGGTGCTGACGGCGTATCGCCCGGTCATCGTGTGCGAGGTCCGCTGGGCCGCCACCGACGGTCCGATCCGGACGCTGCTCGGCGCGCTCGGCTACGAGGCGGCAGTGCTCCACCGCGACGAGAGGATCGGCGACCTGCTGTTGAGTCTGGCACGGTAG
- a CDS encoding EAL domain-containing protein yields MIVLESDDTLSDECAAGLAKLGADVALALDSAAFREDQLVQRSEARFRSLVQNSSDVIMIVQPDGIIQYQSASGERVLGYGDAALIGTKLVDLLHPDDAPRLDAFLDEVQSAPDATPRIEWRLRHADGTWVHTETTGNNLLADPHVAGLVLNSRDVGDRLALQEQLAYQAFHDPLTALPNRALFMDRLGHALLRAGRRDQAVAILFLDLDNFKIVNDSLGHQAGDHLLIEAAQRLLECVRTEDTVARLGGDEFTILMEDVVGLDSAEEVARRIAFKLRLPFSVFGHEVFSTGSVGIALSGPGAMTAADLLRNADLAMYRAKSKGRARYVVFDREMNIQAMKRLELETALRRAVERRELRLMYQPIMSLESMGIDRVETLVRWQHPERGLVSPVDFIPVAEETGLIVPIGQWVLREACRQARIWQREFPSAPNLVMSVNLSPRQFQHPSLLEDISHILIETGLDPERLELEITEGAVMTDADGARELMVKLRDIGISLAIDDFGTGYSSLGYLKRFPVSVLKIDQSFVRGLGQDDQDSAIVRGVIALAQSLNLTVTAEGIETLEQLASLRSLGCNHGQGYLLSRPLTGDALGALLARSTMQLPSPKHGLLRDRRAAS; encoded by the coding sequence ATGATCGTGCTGGAGTCCGACGACACCCTGAGCGACGAGTGCGCGGCCGGCCTCGCCAAGCTCGGCGCAGACGTGGCCCTCGCGCTCGACAGCGCGGCGTTCCGCGAGGATCAGCTGGTACAGCGCAGTGAGGCGAGGTTCCGGTCGCTGGTCCAGAACTCGTCAGACGTCATCATGATCGTCCAGCCGGACGGCATCATCCAGTACCAGAGCGCATCCGGCGAGCGCGTGCTCGGCTACGGCGACGCCGCGTTGATCGGCACGAAGCTCGTCGATCTGCTGCACCCGGATGACGCCCCACGCCTCGACGCCTTCCTGGACGAGGTCCAGAGCGCCCCTGACGCGACGCCCCGCATCGAGTGGCGTCTGCGGCACGCTGACGGCACCTGGGTCCACACCGAGACGACGGGGAACAACCTGCTGGCCGACCCACACGTCGCCGGGCTGGTGCTCAACAGCCGCGACGTTGGGGACCGACTCGCGTTGCAGGAGCAACTGGCCTACCAGGCGTTCCACGACCCGCTGACCGCGCTGCCCAACCGGGCGCTGTTCATGGATCGTCTGGGGCACGCCCTGCTGCGCGCCGGGCGCCGAGATCAGGCCGTCGCGATCCTCTTCCTCGACCTGGACAACTTCAAGATCGTGAACGACAGCCTGGGGCACCAGGCCGGCGATCACCTGCTGATCGAAGCAGCGCAGCGGCTGCTCGAATGCGTCCGCACCGAGGACACGGTGGCGCGCCTGGGCGGCGACGAGTTCACGATCCTGATGGAGGACGTCGTCGGCCTCGACAGCGCGGAAGAGGTGGCGCGGCGCATCGCCTTCAAGCTGCGGCTCCCGTTCTCCGTCTTCGGGCACGAGGTGTTCTCGACGGGAAGCGTCGGCATCGCCCTGAGCGGGCCGGGCGCGATGACGGCCGCCGATCTCCTGCGCAACGCCGACCTTGCGATGTACCGGGCCAAGAGCAAGGGCCGCGCCCGCTACGTCGTGTTCGACCGCGAGATGAACATCCAGGCTATGAAGCGGCTGGAGCTGGAGACGGCGCTGCGCCGCGCCGTGGAGCGTCGCGAGCTGCGGCTGATGTACCAGCCGATCATGTCGCTGGAGTCGATGGGCATCGACCGCGTCGAGACGCTGGTGCGCTGGCAGCACCCCGAGCGTGGACTCGTCTCGCCGGTGGACTTCATCCCCGTGGCGGAAGAGACGGGCTTGATCGTGCCCATCGGCCAGTGGGTGCTGCGCGAGGCCTGCCGGCAGGCGCGCATCTGGCAGCGCGAGTTCCCGAGCGCCCCGAACCTGGTGATGAGCGTCAACCTCTCGCCGCGCCAGTTCCAGCACCCGTCGTTGCTGGAGGACATCTCACACATCCTGATCGAGACCGGCCTCGACCCCGAGCGGCTGGAGCTGGAGATCACCGAGGGCGCGGTGATGACGGACGCCGACGGCGCTCGTGAGCTGATGGTCAAGCTGCGCGACATCGGCATCAGCCTCGCCATCGACGACTTCGGGACCGGCTACTCCTCGCTCGGCTACCTGAAGCGCTTCCCGGTCAGCGTACTGAAGATCGACCAGTCGTTCGTGCGCGGCCTGGGCCAGGACGACCAGGACTCGGCCATCGTGCGGGGCGTGATCGCGCTGGCGCAGAGCCTGAACCTGACGGTGACCGCCGAGGGCATCGAGACGCTGGAGCAACTGGCGAGCCTGCGGAGCCTCGGCTGCAACCACGGCCAGGGGTACCTGCTCTCGCGGCCGCTGACCGGCGACGCGCTCGGGGCGCTGCTGGCCCGCAGCACGATGCAGCTACCCTCGCCCAAGCACGGGCTGCTGCGGGATCGCCGCGCCGCAAGCTGA
- a CDS encoding efflux RND transporter periplasmic adaptor subunit, with the protein MQTVSPNPTPANPSTAPADVPPERAASHPALPRINGHASHEELPPPPPQQHGPPRLLVALALLAAVVGAGWWIWTTRLTAAPNGMMTASGTLEADEVLVSSEVSGRILGLAREGDTVQAGQSLVRLDDSLVQLQIRQVDAANQQQLVIQAEKFQLRTPISGVVTRVPLHTGEVVAPGQTVLAVADLSTLDLTAYVLERDLGKVRVGQRVAVTADPFPARTFSGVVTSTKQQAEFTPRNVQTQRDRLNLVFGVKIRVENPDGALKPGMPADATFEPLS; encoded by the coding sequence ATGCAGACCGTCTCCCCCAACCCTACGCCCGCGAACCCGTCGACCGCGCCGGCCGACGTGCCACCCGAGCGCGCGGCCAGCCACCCGGCGCTGCCGCGCATCAACGGCCACGCCTCCCACGAGGAGCTGCCACCACCGCCGCCCCAGCAGCACGGCCCGCCGCGCCTGCTGGTTGCCCTCGCGTTGCTGGCGGCGGTGGTCGGCGCAGGCTGGTGGATCTGGACGACCCGCCTCACGGCCGCCCCGAACGGCATGATGACGGCATCCGGGACGCTGGAAGCTGACGAGGTGCTGGTCTCCTCGGAGGTGAGCGGACGCATCCTCGGGTTGGCGCGCGAGGGCGACACGGTGCAGGCCGGGCAATCGCTGGTCCGGCTGGACGACTCGCTGGTACAGCTGCAGATTCGGCAGGTGGACGCCGCCAACCAGCAGCAGCTGGTGATCCAGGCCGAGAAGTTTCAGCTCCGCACGCCGATCTCGGGCGTCGTGACCCGCGTGCCGCTCCACACCGGCGAGGTCGTCGCGCCCGGGCAGACCGTCCTGGCCGTGGCCGACCTCTCGACGCTCGATCTGACGGCCTACGTCCTGGAGCGCGACCTCGGCAAGGTGCGCGTCGGCCAGCGCGTCGCCGTCACCGCCGATCCGTTCCCAGCCCGGACGTTCTCCGGCGTGGTCACCTCCACGAAGCAGCAGGCCGAGTTCACGCCGCGCAACGTCCAGACCCAGCGCGACCGCCTGAACCTCGTCTTTGGCGTGAAGATCCGCGTCGAGAACCCGGACGGCGCCCTCAAGCCCGGGATGCCGGCCGATGCGACCTTCGAGCCGCTGAGCTAA